Proteins from one Niallia circulans genomic window:
- the infC gene encoding translation initiation factor IF-3: protein MILNEGIRAREVRLIDQNGEQLGIKTKFEALEIATRVNLDVVLVAPNAKPPVARIMDYGKYKFEQQKKDKEARKNQKIINIKEVRLSPTIDEHDFNTKLRNAIKFLEKGDKVKASIRFKGRAITHKEIGQRVLVRFAEACTEVATVESHPKMDGRSMFMTLAPKNDK, encoded by the coding sequence ATGATTTTAAATGAAGGTATTCGTGCTAGAGAAGTTCGTCTTATTGACCAAAACGGTGAACAGCTTGGCATTAAAACGAAGTTTGAAGCTCTAGAAATTGCAACACGTGTAAATCTTGATGTAGTTCTTGTTGCTCCAAACGCTAAACCACCAGTAGCTCGTATCATGGACTACGGTAAATATAAGTTTGAACAGCAAAAGAAAGATAAAGAAGCACGTAAAAATCAAAAAATCATTAATATCAAAGAGGTTCGCCTTAGTCCGACTATTGATGAGCATGACTTTAATACAAAGCTTCGCAATGCAATCAAGTTCTTGGAAAAAGGCGATAAAGTTAAGGCATCCATCCGTTTTAAAGGACGTGCCATTACACATAAAGAAATTGGTCAACGTGTACTAGTTCGCTTTGCAGAAGCTTGTACAGAAGTTGCCACAGTGGAATCACACCCGAAAATGGACGGCCGAAGCATGTTCATGACTTTAGCGCCTAAAAACGACAAGTAA
- the rpmI gene encoding 50S ribosomal protein L35: MPKMKTHRGAAKRFKKTGSGKLKRSHAYTSHLFANKSTKQKRKLRKGAIVSSGDYKRIRNLLVNIK, translated from the coding sequence ATGCCAAAAATGAAAACTCACCGTGGAGCAGCTAAGCGTTTCAAAAAGACTGGCTCTGGTAAACTAAAACGTTCACATGCTTACACAAGCCATTTATTCGCTAACAAATCTACAAAACAAAAACGTAAGCTTCGTAAAGGTGCTATTGTATCTTCAGGAGATTACAAACGCATCCGTAATTTATTAGTAAACATTAAGTAA
- the rplT gene encoding 50S ribosomal protein L20, producing the protein MPRVKGGTVTRKRRKKVLKLAKGYFGSKHTLYKVANQQVMKSLMYAYRDRRQKKRDFRKLWIARINAAARINGLSYSRLMHGLKVAGIEVNRKMLAELAVSDEKAFAELATVAKQNIK; encoded by the coding sequence ATGCCACGTGTTAAAGGCGGTACAGTTACACGCAAACGTCGTAAAAAAGTTCTTAAATTAGCTAAAGGTTATTTCGGTTCAAAACATACATTATACAAAGTTGCTAACCAACAAGTTATGAAATCCCTAATGTATGCATACCGCGATCGTCGTCAGAAAAAACGCGACTTCCGCAAACTTTGGATTGCTCGTATCAACGCAGCTGCACGCATCAACGGTCTTTCTTACAGCCGTTTAATGCACGGTTTGAAAGTTGCTGGTATCGAAGTAAACCGCAAAATGCTTGCTGAGCTTGCTGTAAGCGACGAAAAAGCATTTGCTGAATTAGCAACTGTAGCAAAACAAAACATTAAATAA
- a CDS encoding DUF1294 domain-containing protein: MTIPIICIYWLLINLLGYFVMKIDKDRARRHAYRISENQLWTVAFLFGALGMTLGMKQFRHKTKHTAFKVGLPMLAIVETIALLYILNELA; encoded by the coding sequence ATGACTATCCCAATCATTTGTATATATTGGCTTCTTATTAATCTGCTCGGATATTTTGTTATGAAAATAGATAAGGATCGGGCTAGAAGGCATGCTTATCGGATCAGCGAAAACCAATTATGGACTGTCGCCTTTTTGTTCGGAGCTTTAGGCATGACGCTTGGAATGAAGCAATTTCGCCATAAAACGAAGCATACAGCCTTTAAAGTTGGCCTTCCAATGCTAGCAATAGTGGAGACGATTGCACTTCTATATATATTAAATGAATTAGCATAA
- a CDS encoding TVP38/TMEM64 family protein: MEDQLSMLFVMVEIGGVLAPIAFILFHTLRQVLFIPPMLVCIAGGVLFGVTFGTIYSVIGLTINCLFFYIVIHRMPKTHQKLSVLKKRWFGEYRNLTTGQVAVLRLIPFIHYHLLNFCLLERTKTFKNYLKSSFVTNIPLAFFYTIFGQFISQFSPTMIIVILFALAVLVYILREKMTIIKWHEFFKEDKQEKKAKHSV, from the coding sequence ATGGAAGATCAATTATCCATGCTTTTTGTTATGGTAGAAATAGGCGGGGTCCTTGCACCGATAGCGTTTATTCTCTTCCATACATTAAGGCAAGTATTGTTCATCCCGCCAATGCTAGTTTGTATAGCCGGTGGAGTGCTTTTTGGTGTAACATTCGGAACCATCTATTCGGTCATAGGTCTGACAATAAACTGTCTATTTTTCTATATTGTCATTCATCGAATGCCTAAAACTCATCAAAAGCTAAGTGTTTTGAAGAAAAGGTGGTTCGGTGAATACCGCAATCTTACAACAGGCCAAGTAGCTGTTTTGAGGCTAATCCCTTTTATCCATTATCATCTCTTAAACTTTTGCCTTCTGGAGCGGACAAAAACTTTTAAAAATTATTTAAAATCCTCTTTTGTCACAAATATACCGCTCGCCTTTTTTTATACTATTTTTGGGCAGTTTATCAGCCAATTTTCACCGACGATGATTATTGTTATTCTATTTGCATTAGCTGTATTAGTGTATATTTTGCGAGAAAAAATGACCATTATTAAATGGCATGAGTTTTTTAAAGAGGATAAGCAAGAAAAAAAAGCTAAACACTCCGTTTAG
- a CDS encoding sigma-w pathway protein ysdB → MMLLLRLLLLALIIFIVYRIISFAASPVRRLEFAKRGNRFYLIDDRKNVRMNLLVTYKGFLFEGEKYVHPIDNKTVSRILLWPTEPYDTKLMDADVRFLEESLKAVYPNSKIDWKKS, encoded by the coding sequence ATGATGTTGCTCTTGCGTTTGCTGTTATTGGCTCTTATCATCTTTATTGTTTATCGTATCATTTCATTTGCTGCAAGCCCTGTACGAAGGCTTGAATTTGCTAAAAGAGGCAATAGGTTTTATCTGATTGATGACCGGAAAAATGTCCGAATGAATCTCCTTGTCACATATAAAGGCTTTTTATTTGAAGGGGAGAAATATGTACACCCAATCGACAATAAAACGGTAAGCAGGATTTTATTATGGCCGACTGAACCTTATGACACGAAGCTTATGGATGCTGATGTCCGCTTTTTGGAGGAATCGTTAAAAGCTGTTTATCCTAATTCAAAAATAGACTGGAAAAAATCCTAA
- a CDS encoding M42 family metallopeptidase encodes MKLDETLSMLKDLTDAKGIPGNEREPREVMKKYISPYADEVTTDNLGSLIAKKTGKEDGPKIMVAGHLDEVGFMITRIDDKGFLYFQTVGGWWSQVMLAQRVTIVTSKGDITGVIGSKPPHILSPEARKKPVEIKDMFIDIGAASKEEANEWGVKPGDMVVPYFEFTVMNNEKMLLAKAWDNRIGCAIAIDVLKGLKGTEHPNTVYGVGTVQEEVGLRGARTAAQKIQPDIAFGVDVGIAGDTPGVTEKEALSKMGKGPQIILYDASMVSHKGLRDLVTDTADAQNIPYQFDSVPGGGTDSGAIHLTHNGVPALSITIATRYIHSHAAMLHRDDYENAVKLIIEVIKKLDSETVKELTFK; translated from the coding sequence ATGAAGCTAGATGAAACATTATCAATGCTGAAAGATTTAACAGACGCTAAAGGCATACCAGGCAATGAAAGAGAACCAAGAGAAGTTATGAAAAAATACATATCACCATATGCGGATGAAGTGACGACAGATAATTTAGGCAGTCTTATTGCCAAAAAAACAGGTAAAGAAGACGGTCCGAAAATCATGGTGGCTGGCCACTTAGATGAAGTGGGCTTTATGATCACAAGAATTGACGATAAAGGATTTCTATACTTTCAGACAGTTGGAGGCTGGTGGTCACAAGTAATGCTGGCACAGCGTGTTACGATTGTAACAAGCAAGGGAGATATCACTGGTGTTATCGGTTCAAAACCGCCGCATATTCTGTCTCCAGAAGCCCGTAAAAAGCCAGTTGAAATTAAAGATATGTTTATCGATATCGGTGCTGCTTCAAAAGAAGAAGCAAATGAATGGGGAGTTAAGCCTGGAGATATGGTCGTACCATATTTTGAGTTCACTGTTATGAACAACGAAAAAATGCTGCTTGCTAAAGCATGGGATAACCGTATTGGCTGTGCGATTGCCATTGATGTCCTTAAAGGCTTAAAGGGCACTGAACATCCTAATACTGTTTATGGTGTCGGAACAGTTCAGGAAGAGGTCGGCTTGCGTGGTGCAAGAACAGCTGCTCAGAAAATTCAGCCTGACATTGCATTCGGCGTGGATGTAGGTATCGCTGGTGATACACCTGGCGTCACAGAAAAAGAAGCGTTAAGTAAAATGGGTAAAGGCCCGCAAATTATTTTGTATGATGCTAGCATGGTTTCTCATAAAGGCTTAAGAGACTTAGTGACAGATACAGCAGATGCTCAAAATATACCGTATCAATTCGACAGTGTACCTGGCGGCGGAACAGATTCTGGTGCCATCCACTTAACACATAACGGTGTACCAGCATTGTCCATTACAATTGCAACACGCTATATCCACTCACATGCAGCAATGCTTCATCGTGATGATTACGAAAATGCAGTTAAGCTTATTATCGAGGTTATTAAAAAGCTCGACAGTGAGACAGTGAAAGAACTGACATTTAAATAA
- a CDS encoding AI-2E family transporter, translated as MTKKKFHYWLLQVLLIVAIIYVCTKISFLFQPVAVLFTTLFFPIIITGFLYFLLNPIVTFLQKYKVPKTLAIIIIYVVVIGLIILAVGSVIPLISKQITELFSNIPNYADQAIKFFNTLNDTKQYKWLLNQEYVTMGDITEKLNDYAQTIPSSITNSISAIISTMTNITITIVTVPFLLFYSFKDGSKFPSALSKFFPVSYRKEATKILKDTGETLAAYIQGQVMVALFVGTLALIGYWIIGLDYALVMALIVAVTNIIPYVGPLIGGAPAVIIALFTSPTQALLVILVITIAQQIEGNILSPLILGKRLDTHPATIIVLLLVAGNLAGILGMILAVPTYAVAKTIVLNINRFLKARKAAILNNTPPPPPPIDLS; from the coding sequence TTGACGAAAAAGAAGTTCCATTATTGGCTTTTGCAAGTATTGTTGATTGTAGCAATCATCTATGTTTGCACAAAAATATCTTTTTTATTCCAGCCTGTAGCTGTATTGTTCACTACTTTGTTTTTCCCCATAATCATCACAGGCTTTTTGTATTTCCTGCTCAACCCGATCGTAACTTTTTTGCAAAAATATAAAGTGCCGAAAACATTAGCTATTATTATTATTTATGTAGTAGTAATAGGATTAATTATTTTAGCGGTCGGCAGTGTCATTCCGCTAATCAGCAAGCAGATCACAGAGCTTTTCAGCAATATTCCAAACTATGCGGATCAAGCTATTAAATTCTTTAATACTTTAAATGATACAAAGCAATACAAATGGCTCCTTAATCAGGAATATGTCACAATGGGCGACATTACCGAGAAGCTGAATGACTATGCTCAAACAATTCCAAGCAGCATAACAAACAGCATCAGTGCCATTATCAGTACAATGACAAACATTACGATAACAATTGTTACTGTTCCTTTCTTGCTCTTTTACAGCTTCAAGGACGGCAGTAAGTTTCCTTCTGCATTATCGAAGTTTTTCCCTGTTTCTTATCGCAAGGAAGCTACAAAAATTCTAAAAGATACTGGCGAAACTTTAGCTGCTTATATTCAGGGACAAGTTATGGTTGCCCTATTTGTTGGTACACTTGCTTTAATTGGTTACTGGATTATTGGTCTCGATTATGCTTTAGTAATGGCACTGATTGTTGCTGTTACTAACATTATCCCATATGTTGGACCACTTATCGGCGGAGCGCCTGCTGTTATTATCGCATTATTCACTTCACCGACACAGGCACTTTTAGTAATTCTCGTCATTACGATTGCTCAGCAAATCGAAGGTAATATCCTTTCACCACTTATTTTAGGTAAAAGGCTAGATACCCATCCTGCTACTATTATTGTTCTGTTGCTTGTCGCAGGGAACTTAGCAGGTATACTTGGAATGATACTAGCAGTTCCAACATATGCTGTAGCAAAAACAATTGTTTTGAACATCAATCGATTCCTAAAGGCACGAAAAGCGGCAATATTAAACAATACTCCGCCACCACCGCCGCCAATTGATTTAAGTTAA
- the sspI gene encoding small acid-soluble spore protein SspI produces the protein MSLNLRNAIIHNVSGNSQDELKATIVDAIQNGEEKMLPGLGVLFEVIWQNSSDQDKTEMLQTLETGLK, from the coding sequence ATGAGTTTAAACTTACGAAACGCGATTATCCATAACGTATCAGGTAATTCACAGGACGAGTTAAAAGCAACAATTGTTGACGCTATCCAAAATGGCGAAGAGAAAATGCTGCCAGGTCTTGGTGTGCTGTTTGAAGTAATCTGGCAAAATTCTTCCGATCAAGATAAAACAGAAATGCTGCAGACACTAGAAACTGGATTAAAATAA